The window gtgtagttaaaaaaaaaaaaatacacgtctccaccattaatacatagaggcaaacggaacatgcaggattcattttaaacagtctttttgcctttcagttttcacagacactagtccatatcgcgatttgaattaagtgacagaccaacttttgatttatcattccagaaatcaacgtattacgtggcattccgcgccatagtaaattcggtttttatgaatggagtccgcgatccagtccgtgtttttgtggaggaggcattgtaaacgcttgccaatgtagagacatcctgactgcatcacatgcattttcaaacgtacacacacgtacaggaatatctggaccacggacaatcagagggggggcgggatccgtcctttatctctgattggtttagaccacgatatgggtctaatgtgtgtctgttgttgagcaacagggagactttaagagtgaaggagtttcgtttttttccccctcgaacggctggtcgcaccggtgcaacctttgattttttttagtcgcaccattgagaaattaggtcgcacatgcgaccaaattggtcgcactctagagccctgacattgataatcccaaaataaagacattaaactacatgcaacaactgaattaacgagtaatgggggcctgtgccccagtagagctttaggtctcagaattcaccaaactgttgatatggccactcctaatgttcctgctatctctctgatgcatttcttttgtttttgaagcctaacaattgtctgttttacttgcatgcagagctcctttgaccgcatgatgggttcagagcaacagcttcaaaatacaaatggcacacttagaatcagctccaaatcttttacctggttaaatgatttagaaaaaatgaaggaatagcccacaactgtctatgaaacagcttttgagtcaactgtccaattacttatggtcccttaaaaaaggggggaggtacatatttaagagctgtaattccttaacctttctaccaatttgatgagactgccctaaaaattaaagctcagagtgtgcactttaagcccatattcattgtataactgtaacttcaatttgttttggtcaacagctaaaataatattagcatatatatatatatatatatatatatatatatatatatatatatatatatatatatatatatatgaccatggaccacaaaaccagtcataaggttaaattttacaaaactgagatgtatatataatatgaaagctcagtaaataaactttctattgatgtatggtttgttaggacaggacaatatttggccgagatacaactatttgaaaatctagaatctgaggatgcaaaaaaatcaaaatcctgagaaaatcacctttaaagttgtccaaattagggtcttaacaatgcatattactaatcaaaagttacattttgatacatttacagtaggaattttacaaaaaatcttcatggaacatgatctttacttaatttcctaatgatttttggcataaaagaaaaatcaataattttgacccatgcaatgtatttttggctattgctacaaatataccccagccacttaagactggttttgtggtccagggtcacatatacacatatatatagacacacatatacacacacacacacacacacacacacacacacacacacatattagaaaaaaataatatataaaaacaatatacatatatatgcaaaaaaacttttacaactttttatatttgataaaaaatatctTGTTAACTGCATAAAAAAGGTTTCCTCACAAGGTTAAACCCACATGTTTCAGGGATAAAGGGTTTTGGCAAAGCTGTGCTGTGTATGAAATGACTTAAAAACCCATGAGGAAGCTTTCTTTCACATGGGAAAAGTAGCCTGTGACTGGAAAAGCTGCTTTGGAAACAACTGAGCTGCTGTCAGAAATGCAGTTGAGCAAGTAGAAAGTTCAACACTTTGTCAGTCCTCAATCTAACACTGATGGTGAAAGTGTCGAGAGTTTGTGACACGATGTGGAAACACTTTTGAGCACAGTCATGATGAAACGCCAGAGCTGATTCAGGAGTTCAGAGCAGATCGAGTGAGATTTGAGTAAATACAGGACGCCCACCAACCGTCTGCTGTTTCAGAGCTGATAGAGTCAGGATAATGATGGAGTCTGATTGACAGATGACCTACTCTGTTATTCAGGGACACTTCACGGGGTGTAAAACGCATGAAAGACCACCGACGACGCTTAGCGCTGGGCTTCCCTTCTCACAGCCGGCTGGAAAACAAGACTTCCTGCCCAAGGCTAAATCTACGGCTAAAGTTCACAGGAAAAGCCAAAGGAAACTGCTCTCTAACACACATTTACAGCATTTCTTGAATTCTAAGGGTTAAAGTGTCTGGGATCGGTATCAAACCAAAGTCTTGGATATCTTTTCCAAGTCATATTTATGTGCACTCAAAACTGAAGACCAAAATAAAAGAAATCAATCATATGACACAGAGAAACTCAAAAGTCTTCAAGACAATTCGTCAAAATAAGATCAGTTTCAAAAAGATATTGCTATtgcaatgtaataataaaaataataataataataataattattattattattattaattgtaattttaatattatttatatatattttttaatatttatattttattttaattattaaaaaatgttttaacagtAACAATTTCAACAGTACACCTCTCTTGTGCAACACTGTCTTtgccaaaaataataaataatattaatacatatttataaattaaattaaataatattatattaaataaaaccctttaatttatttttttacttcattttcatttgattaaaaaaaattaaattcatgTAAAATTATGCCTTCATTTGATAACCAAAATTACCACATTAACACAACacagaaaaatgaaaaaagtatttaaaataataataataataataacattattattattattattattattgataataataattataataggaaaactaataataataataataataataataataataataataacaataataataaatcctTATTCTACATTTATATCCATAAaatgtattcatattttatttatattatatatttaattatataaattattattaaaaacaaaatttaagagtAACAAAATTAACAGTAAACCACTGATGTGCAACACTTTCTTtgccaaaaataataaataatattaatacatattcataaatttataatttataattatttaattttgatttgattaaaagataaattaaattCATGTAAAATTATGCCTTCATTTGATAACCAAAATTACCACATTAACACAAAAAAgaacacaaaaaatatttaaaatgataataacaataataatagaaaaactaacactaataataataataataaatcatatttatatttcatattatatacatttatattatatatttaattatataaattattaaaaacacaatttaataGAAACAATTTTAACAGTAGACCACTGATGTGCAACACTTTTCTTTGccaaacaaaatatataatattaataaataaaattaaattaatgttttatgccctcgtttgattatcagaaaatattaataaaagcacgcaatttatttatttttttttttttataaattaagttgtttttataaaataaaatgatttgattattaaaatgcaattaaaccataaaaatgaACTCCAGATATTATTATCAGATATAATCCagataatattaaaatgaaaaacactgaaaataaataaataaataaatctgaggGAAGAAAGTACTTAATAGGGGCCTAAAAGTGAACATTTCgtacttttaataaatttatttaaataaattagacatgctttttaaatACTAAACCATTAACACTGTCCTGTGCCAAGTTCatcaaaaatcaaaatcaaaaaatcAATTTCTCTAGAGCATAAATCAGCTCTACAGAGGGTAATATTGTCATTATTCAGATGTTTTGTTTTCCTCTGATATGGTTAGTACAGTCACACTGTTATTATTTCATCATAGGAAGTGTGTGAAGCGTGTGTTTGTGTAGCAGGACACTGACCAGGTTGTAGATGCCGAGCAGAAGCGCCTCTATGCAGCCGCTGCAGTGCGGGTCTCGTCCCGCCGTCACAGACAGGTAACTCCACACCAGCTCCGGCAGGAACTGCAGAGTGAAACGCTGTAAACGTGGCTCACCGCTGCGGTAAAACTCGAACAACTGATGACACACCGGCTCCAGCAGCTGACAGACACACAGATCACCATTACAAATCAGTGCACCAGTTCACGTAATTTAAACATAAATCTGATTTAAATACAATGCAAAGACATTAAAGCagttaaaaacacaaattaaaaaaactatttctttcaaatgtaaaaaagttaaataaaaaaataaataagtagatTTTAGGCTAATTGCCAAACtgtgtataaaatttaataaatatatatccctcacatttcagcaaccattttaggacatacatatacatatatattatacttttttttttttttctcatttcagcATTAGAATAATCAGAATCATCTGCAAAAATTAGTTTACATTGTTATGATTACTAAAAAAGatgttctgggaatgttctcTCAAGGTTATAAGAATAAAACTTCAAAATAACTTTCAGGGaatgttctgggaaggttctttttaggttataaaattaaacctaaaaataatCTGCAGGGAACGTTTCCTGTAGGTTATACaaattaaacctaaaaaaaaaaaaaaaaaaaaaaaccgaacAGTCTTTGTTGTTTATTAGTAATAGAGAACCTACAGGGAATGTTCCTAGaacgaatatatatatatatataactactGATTGTAGTAAGATGTTTGCTGTTAAGAGATTCTTGTGAGATTGTGTCATTGATGCTGGTCCAGACACACCCGACCCACAGAAAACACCTCATCGTTCATCACTGTGATGTTATGCTGCCATGACAACACACCCCATCAATGTGATGATCACATGAGCTCCTACTGTAATAACTCACAATGACCTCACCGAACACAAATACACTGATCTCAAAAGAATATTCTGAGCTATTTTAATCCTGACGTCTCTGAGTTTGATCGTAAGATGAGGAAATGTGTTTACACTACTAGAAAGGTTTAAAATACTTGAAAATGAAAAGCTAGAAGACAAGAGCAGAAGTCAagcttatatttttgttcaaaaacTTGCGTAAACTCAAGTTGTTTGCGGTCTAAATGTTCCTTTTTAGATACTTTTCTTCTGGTTTAATGTttgaaaatgaaaagaaattataataatatatttaatatattagtatagtaatgtaatttttattttaaatacattatatgcattttattaaaaataaataaaaattttataagggggaaaaaaaacacagcagcgttattttagcatcattaagagaccgttataatttttattaatagtttAGGTTTTTATCTTATTATTCATTACAAAATTGCTCTCAGTTTTATTTTATAAGGTTTTGTAAGATTTTCAATTAGttttttatattacaaaattattccaaatttattttatacagttttattttataaggttttatttagttttattagattgcattttagttttttattaatcaCAAAATAACTcagttttttttatagttttattttataagGTTTTATTAggttgtaatttctttttttattcattacttaaaacttacagttttatttaatAAGGATTTATAAGGTTTCATTaggatttttaatttatattatttacaaaattactgaattgattttatacagttttattttataaggttttatacagtttttttagattgtatatataatattaaaattattaaatattaaataaatataaaattattataaaaaatgcccgtttaaatggtttaaataaaatgaataatcatAAAGCATGTCTACTCAATTGAATTCATAAAaccataataattatttttttaacatttagctttaattaattttattttagttattttagtacatcaagttgaaCTAAACgaattatttaagtttattttagttAACTGTAATAATCACGTAGATCATAATTTGCTTTACTTCCGTAATTTGCTGTATATCTGGTTTAATGTGGCCTTTACACCTTTAAGATGAAAACAGCCCAAAATATCctgatgaaaacaaacaaaaaaaggtagAGAAATCATCTTACATCACTGTAATTCTCCCGAATAACTTTATAGAGCGCAGGAACCAGAGAGCCCTTCTCCTTCAGAGATGCGGCATAGCTGGGGACGGCCGTCTCTGGAAGAGTCTGAAACGCAGCAGAAAAACACAGTCACCACACGAGCCGGAGCCCACACAAATGATGAAGATGAGAGAGAAGACACACCTTAaactagtgttgtttttggcggccgattttaattttagttttagtctagtctttgtgtgaagctgtcattttaatttttcattagttttagttgactaaacgtctgagcattttagtcttattttagtcagaattacccatgactattttcgtcttgttttagtcgacgaaaactgatgacatttcagtctagttttagtcaatgaaaattgtattttagtctatttttagtaatgcaatttatttaacccagtcaatatagaataagtacctagtagtatagacgaaaccaaagttttcttttagccaaacccatttcaaacaagcttatcttattatattattgttaccttataagctcaagaatacatccattccagacatggaagatgctctaatttgaatttacaacatttattttacctaccaaacatgttagaagtacacacacataaattgaaataaaataaataaaaacaataaataaaattgcataacatgacaatgccagaaaaaaatgatacattcaagtttaacaaacaagactgcttcgtattctgattcaaacacgaaccccttgcgcaggttttcaagtgtcattcacttctttattaagaataaatcataatacgaataaatatgtaggtgtagttttgtgcatgttcattttgtagtaattcccgcttcaaaagcacttctaattaataataatattagtcaatttaacaatattcttaatttactttcatcatctatggctacacaaatcatttttatttacagattaattaatttgtcaaagtaaaatatttctaatggttttcgtagcacaaattgattcatttgatgaaactgtccaaaaatcgctttgacatctgggacgcaaaagacaggttttccacctttgaccacaagatgtcattagtgtacaatgtgttgaaaagcttcgagtaatgaagctttttagatccagttgaggggaacgctttggtgcttcgaaaagcttcattttcccatcactactacaaagtaggaaaaaatgtatgagtcgtttcttctttttctcccaaagacgaaccacaGCTGACCAGCCATCAGTCCCTTTCTCTGagtcagacttaactttgtttgtagtcgtcttctagataattccgcgagtggggcttgagaaagtgatgtttcgtttcgtctcgttttcgtcgccgaaaatgaagagacattttagcatagtttttattttgtaaaccacatttagtcttgtttttattcgtcaacgatattgcattgtacattttattatagtcattgtcacatgaccagcattttcgtttcgtctcgttttcgtcacgtgataaaggttcgttgacgacgatatttagtcataattttcgtcgacgaaagcaacactacctTAAACTCAGACAGCCACTCCTCTACTATGCCTTGATCCATGGCCAGCATCGTCCCTCATCTGGTACGAGGAGATCTCAACCTGAAACAACaaaaacagggttatttttagaaataaaagaaCCAGACTTGAAGTGCTACGGTATGTAGACTAA of the Garra rufa chromosome 17, GarRuf1.0, whole genome shotgun sequence genome contains:
- the LOC141289404 gene encoding hyccin-like, which codes for MLAMDQGIVEEWLSEFKTLPETAVPSYAASLKEKGSLVPALYKVIRENYSDLLEPVCHQLFEFYRSGEPRLQRFTLQFLPELVWSYLSVTAGRDPHCSGCIEALLLGIYNLVICQSDSIIILTLSALKQQTVGGRPVFTQISLDLL